The following is a genomic window from bacterium.
GATCTCGCCGACCGTGATGTCGCTGCGGTGGATCAAGGCCTCGTTGACGTTGACCTCGAGCTCGACATAGATGCCACCCCGGATGTCGAGGCCCAGGTTCAGCTGCTTCTCCGGGAAAAGCTTGACGTACCAAGGAAGCTCGGCGCCCTGGCGCTCGGCGGCGTCCCAATAGCGCCCGAAGTTGAAAACCGTGGGCACCAGCAGATAAACCGAAAAGATAGTTACAAAGAGGGCCAGGTAGAATTGCCAACGCCAGCGCGAATCCATGAGCTTTATTCGGCCTTTCCGGCGGTCTTCGTGCTTTGAATGCTGGCCCGCTCGACCTTGATCTTGACGTTGTCGGCGATCTCCAGGGTCAGGACGGTGTCGGTGGTGCCCACGACTTTGCCGTGAATGCCGCCGACGGTGACGACTTGATCGCCCTTCTCGATGGCCTTGAGCATTTCCTGCTGCTTCTTGGCCTGCTTCTGCTGGGGACGGATGATGAGGAAATAAAAAATCGCGAAGACCAGAAGCAGCGGCATGAAGAAGCTGAACGATTGGCCCAGCCCGCCTTGGGGCGCGGCGCCGCCCTGGGCCTGGGCGAAGGCCGAGGAGCGGAGGGTCTGAATTCCGATGACCAGGGCAAGGGTCCAGCACGTCGCTTTACGGCTCATCAACACGGTCGTCTCCTGTCTGGAAAAGCTTGAAAAATTCCCTTTGAAAATCAGCGTATTTCCCCGCCCGGATGGCGAGGCGGGCCTG
Proteins encoded in this region:
- the yajC gene encoding preprotein translocase subunit YajC translates to MSRKATCWTLALVIGIQTLRSSAFAQAQGGAAPQGGLGQSFSFFMPLLLVFAIFYFLIIRPQQKQAKKQQEMLKAIEKGDQVVTVGGIHGKVVGTTDTVLTLEIADNVKIKVERASIQSTKTAGKAE